One region of Bacteroidota bacterium genomic DNA includes:
- a CDS encoding sodium-translocating pyrophosphatase → MELSLIFGISIIGLLFALYLIRDVLRRDTGTERMREISNAIKQGAEAFLRRQNRTIAFLAVALACLIYILYAFVRAHNEHDPASTGDLALWTTLSFIFGATCSVAAGYMGMWVAIRSNIRTASAARTSMNDALQTSLRGGAVSGFFVVALSLLGVAGLFTLVKGLGVTDDITKIPLLIVGYGFGASFVALFAQLGGGIYTKAADVGADLVGKVEAGIPEDDPRNPAVIADLVGDNVGDCAGRGADLFESTAAENIGAMILAAGLYRANTAYFDANHLSLLGVILFPLVARAFGIIASIVGIMSVRAKENEDPMHALNRGFFITAVLAMAGFFFASRWLLGADFYFNFFLCGIIGVLTSVAFVYITQYYTEYRYRPVQSIAEASQTGPATNIIAGVAVGMESTGYPILVISAAIVGAYFLGSHSGLTSGGLFGTAVATMGMLGTAAYILAMDTFGPITDNAGGIVEMSQQPHEIRERTDRLDSVGNTTKALTKGYAVGSAALAAFLLFGAYIDEVRNYMPSFEPVINLNKPEVFVGAMLGSVLVYLFSSLAIKAVGKAAYAIINNVREQFKNNPGIMQGTSKPDYGQCVDIATKAALRKMVLPGLLVVGMTVGVGVVFRWIYYAGGQSATGASGAEVVGGFLMAGTITGILMALFLNNGGGAWDNAKKYIETGAYGGKKSEPHKAAVVGDTVGDPFKDTAGPSLHVLIKLLSTITLVLAPLFI, encoded by the coding sequence ATGGAATTGTCACTCATTTTCGGAATCAGCATTATCGGGTTGCTCTTCGCCCTCTACCTCATCCGTGACGTCCTCAGGAGAGACACCGGGACCGAACGGATGCGCGAAATCTCCAACGCGATCAAGCAGGGGGCGGAAGCTTTCCTCCGAAGGCAAAACAGAACGATCGCATTCCTCGCGGTCGCCCTCGCCTGCCTGATCTACATCCTCTACGCGTTCGTCCGGGCGCACAACGAGCACGATCCCGCGAGCACCGGAGACCTGGCGCTGTGGACCACGCTCTCCTTCATCTTCGGAGCCACCTGCTCCGTCGCCGCGGGGTATATGGGAATGTGGGTCGCGATCCGAAGCAATATCCGGACGGCGTCCGCCGCCCGTACGAGCATGAACGACGCGCTCCAGACTTCCCTTCGCGGAGGCGCGGTCTCGGGCTTCTTCGTCGTCGCCCTGAGTCTCCTCGGTGTCGCGGGCCTCTTCACGCTCGTCAAAGGGCTCGGAGTGACCGACGATATTACGAAGATCCCCCTCCTGATCGTCGGGTACGGCTTCGGCGCAAGTTTTGTCGCCCTCTTCGCCCAGCTGGGCGGCGGAATTTATACGAAGGCGGCCGATGTCGGAGCAGATCTCGTCGGAAAAGTGGAGGCAGGCATTCCGGAAGACGATCCCCGGAACCCTGCCGTGATCGCGGATCTTGTGGGTGATAACGTCGGCGATTGCGCCGGCCGCGGTGCGGACCTGTTCGAATCGACCGCTGCGGAAAATATCGGCGCGATGATCCTCGCCGCGGGCCTCTATCGCGCAAACACCGCCTACTTCGACGCCAATCATCTCTCTCTCCTGGGAGTCATTCTGTTCCCGCTCGTCGCGCGCGCGTTCGGAATCATCGCCTCCATAGTCGGGATCATGTCCGTCCGGGCGAAGGAGAACGAAGACCCGATGCACGCCCTCAACCGGGGATTCTTCATCACCGCCGTGCTGGCGATGGCCGGATTTTTCTTCGCGTCGAGATGGCTTCTCGGAGCGGACTTTTATTTTAACTTCTTCCTCTGCGGAATCATCGGGGTCCTCACCTCTGTCGCGTTCGTCTATATCACGCAATACTATACCGAATACCGGTACCGCCCGGTGCAATCGATCGCAGAAGCGTCTCAAACCGGCCCTGCCACCAACATCATCGCCGGCGTGGCAGTCGGAATGGAATCCACCGGATATCCGATCCTCGTGATCAGCGCGGCCATCGTGGGAGCATATTTCCTCGGTTCCCATTCGGGCCTCACAAGCGGAGGATTGTTCGGAACGGCGGTCGCGACGATGGGGATGCTCGGGACCGCGGCGTACATCCTCGCCATGGACACCTTCGGCCCGATCACGGACAACGCGGGCGGCATCGTCGAGATGAGCCAGCAGCCGCACGAGATCCGCGAGCGGACGGACCGGCTCGATTCGGTCGGGAATACGACCAAGGCCCTCACAAAAGGGTATGCGGTCGGATCGGCAGCGCTCGCAGCCTTCCTTCTGTTCGGCGCGTACATCGATGAAGTCAGGAACTACATGCCCTCGTTCGAGCCCGTCATCAACCTCAACAAGCCCGAGGTCTTCGTGGGCGCCATGCTGGGTTCGGTTCTCGTCTATCTTTTTTCCTCCCTCGCGATCAAGGCGGTGGGGAAGGCGGCTTACGCGATCATCAACAACGTCCGTGAACAATTCAAGAACAATCCCGGGATCATGCAGGGGACCTCGAAGCCTGATTACGGACAATGCGTCGATATCGCGACGAAGGCGGCCCTCCGGAAGATGGTTCTCCCGGGACTGCTCGTTGTCGGCATGACGGTCGGTGTGGGTGTGGTGTTCCGCTGGATTTATTACGCGGGCGGCCAGTCCGCCACCGGCGCGAGCGGGGCGGAAGTCGTGGGCGGATTCCTGATGGCAGGAACGATCACCGGAATCCTGATGGCCCTTTTCCTGAATAACGGGGGAGGCGCCTGGGACAACGCGAAAAAATACATCGAAACCGGCGCTTACGGCGGAAAAAAGTCGGAACCGCATAAGGCCGCCGTAGTCGGGGACACCGTCGGCGACCCGTTCAAGGATACGGCCGGCCCGTCGCTGCA
- a CDS encoding tetratricopeptide repeat protein, translating into MKRKLNITFLMLLLALMSAPKGLAEDKMKAGKAALERKDYLAAISAFRDAVNDDKKNLEGYLLLATALIKADSLEPASVVLFQAREVDTSSAQIYELLGDVYAAQKIVAAAADQYKNAVQHDSTKAGLWLKLADANKRSRLYADAAGAYSHVLALDSTNVVALRNLGDIYLRAKQKLYANALPIFERLSRLQPDSLAVQTQYARALYGTNNCEKFIPVGEKVLKMDPAQNEVQTMMADCYNRTGRIDSAISAYRNVNLDQLSVDKLITLASAYKTKQSYDSAASVYQRAFRKDSARCDIPYNYGTIFMALKKWRDAVGMFQRKIACDTSAGYQFASRYNAAVSLMQIKEYKESLEYIKKSITYRPDYVQAWVTLARCYALLHAGDESVASYRNDEFEAYRKVIELSLAANNEEEGKYNKELVESYIAIGVGYLTDAGKSKDPKVNGPIYAKAAENLKQALKLDPKNCQALLWAAESYQNSNNKDEAKRFYHKVMDTCPKSKEAEDAAKYIKLLGE; encoded by the coding sequence GTGAAAAGAAAACTAAACATAACGTTCCTGATGTTGCTTCTCGCCCTCATGTCCGCCCCGAAGGGGCTTGCCGAAGACAAAATGAAGGCGGGGAAGGCAGCGCTCGAACGGAAGGACTACCTCGCTGCCATTTCCGCGTTTCGTGATGCCGTCAACGACGATAAAAAGAACCTCGAAGGCTATCTCCTCCTCGCGACCGCCCTCATCAAGGCCGATTCTCTCGAGCCCGCCTCGGTCGTGCTGTTCCAGGCCCGGGAAGTGGACACCTCCAGCGCCCAGATTTATGAACTCCTGGGCGACGTCTATGCAGCGCAGAAAATCGTTGCGGCGGCGGCCGACCAGTACAAAAACGCCGTCCAGCATGACAGTACGAAGGCGGGATTATGGCTGAAGCTTGCCGACGCGAACAAACGTTCCAGGTTGTACGCCGACGCGGCCGGAGCCTATTCGCATGTGCTCGCCCTCGATTCGACCAACGTCGTCGCGCTGAGGAATCTCGGCGACATCTACCTCCGCGCGAAGCAGAAATTGTACGCGAACGCGCTCCCCATTTTCGAACGCCTCTCGCGGCTCCAGCCGGACTCCCTCGCGGTCCAGACCCAGTACGCCCGCGCCCTCTACGGGACGAACAACTGTGAAAAGTTCATCCCGGTGGGCGAGAAGGTGCTGAAGATGGATCCGGCCCAGAACGAAGTTCAGACGATGATGGCGGATTGCTATAACCGGACGGGGAGAATCGACTCGGCCATCAGCGCGTACAGAAACGTCAACCTGGACCAGCTCAGCGTCGATAAATTGATCACACTCGCGTCGGCCTACAAGACGAAACAGAGCTATGACAGCGCGGCGAGCGTGTATCAACGCGCGTTCAGGAAAGATTCGGCCCGTTGCGACATACCGTATAATTACGGGACGATCTTCATGGCGCTGAAGAAGTGGAGGGATGCGGTCGGGATGTTCCAGCGGAAAATCGCCTGCGATACCTCGGCCGGGTATCAGTTCGCGTCCCGGTATAACGCGGCGGTGTCGCTGATGCAGATCAAGGAGTACAAGGAATCGCTCGAGTACATCAAGAAAAGCATCACATACCGGCCGGACTATGTCCAGGCGTGGGTCACCCTCGCGCGCTGCTACGCCCTCCTGCACGCCGGGGACGAATCGGTCGCATCGTACAGGAACGACGAGTTTGAGGCCTACAGAAAAGTGATCGAGCTGTCCCTTGCCGCGAATAACGAGGAAGAGGGGAAGTACAATAAGGAACTCGTCGAATCGTACATCGCGATCGGCGTCGGGTATCTGACGGATGCCGGGAAGAGCAAGGATCCGAAGGTGAACGGGCCCATCTATGCGAAGGCTGCGGAAAACCTGAAACAGGCCCTGAAGCTCGATCCGAAGAACTGCCAGGCGCTCCTCTGGGCGGCAGAATCGTATCAGAACAGCAATAACAAGGACGAGGCAAAGCGGTTCTACCATAAGGTGATGGATACCTGCCCGAAATCAAAGGAAGCCGAGGACGCGGCGAAATACATCAAGCTGCTGGGAGAGTAG
- a CDS encoding substrate-binding domain-containing protein, whose product MNRYLLVGWCLTPVLALASLACQPERKETPTKGHAIVITSESVSPLIDSEKAKFEELYPDAKVTLEIAHAREAIARLFNDTIKVIISSRALNAQEREVARKANLEIAEYKIAIDAIAIIVNPANPVDRLRTTQLDSILTGAITSWKEVGGASSARIELCFPSRNSGTFETIGEKLLRGSEPAKPEAVTATSGEMVDFIAGHPNAIGMLGLNWVSTNKEKVKVLELADPNAPDSTGTKGKYFQPHQAYVFQGFYPLTREIYFYSRADMYSVGIGFVSFVTSAPGQKIVLNSGLVPATMPVRLVQLTSEGQRQ is encoded by the coding sequence TTGAATAGGTATCTCCTGGTAGGGTGGTGTCTCACGCCGGTCCTGGCGCTGGCTTCGCTTGCCTGCCAGCCGGAGCGGAAGGAGACGCCGACGAAGGGCCACGCCATTGTGATTACGTCCGAATCGGTATCGCCTCTGATCGATTCGGAAAAGGCGAAGTTCGAGGAGCTCTATCCGGACGCGAAAGTAACGCTCGAGATCGCGCATGCGCGGGAGGCGATCGCCCGGCTCTTCAACGACACGATCAAGGTCATCATTTCCTCGCGCGCCCTCAATGCGCAGGAGCGCGAGGTCGCCCGAAAGGCGAACCTGGAAATCGCGGAGTATAAAATTGCCATCGACGCGATCGCAATCATCGTCAATCCCGCCAATCCCGTCGACCGGCTCCGCACGACTCAGCTGGACAGCATCCTCACCGGCGCCATCACCTCCTGGAAGGAGGTCGGCGGCGCCTCATCGGCCCGGATTGAGCTCTGTTTCCCCAGCCGGAATTCGGGCACGTTCGAGACAATCGGCGAGAAGCTCCTTCGGGGAAGCGAACCCGCGAAGCCCGAAGCCGTGACGGCGACGTCGGGCGAGATGGTGGATTTCATTGCGGGCCATCCCAACGCGATCGGCATGCTGGGGTTGAACTGGGTAAGCACGAACAAGGAGAAGGTGAAGGTGCTCGAACTGGCGGATCCGAATGCCCCGGATTCGACCGGAACGAAAGGAAAATACTTCCAACCGCACCAGGCGTATGTCTTTCAGGGGTTTTACCCTCTTACCCGCGAAATTTATTTCTATTCCCGCGCAGACATGTACAGCGTCGGAATCGGTTTTGTGTCATTCGTCACATCCGCACCCGGACAAAAGATTGTTCTTAATAGTGGACTGGTTCCGGCAACCATGCCGGTCCGGCTTGTTCAACTAACGAGCGAAGGTCAAAGACAGTGA
- a CDS encoding energy transducer TonB, producing the protein MSAKAVAATAAYGMRELRGLYRKYGTYALSSAILLHFFLIGGYYLYQYLSADEEPTMMVRIMKYSELGPPPSITNTEAAPQVQVSVPVAKPTVGVPVPVPDAEVSPEQTIATQKELSEAPAPVVSSGAGGGGVAVQQDIKIEDEEPPDFVPVEKLPVPIKIVQPEYPELARRAGLEGTVQVKCWVDKEGKVKKVVLLKADPEVFAQPAIDAAYKWVFTPAIMNNGPVAVWTSVPFRFRLNK; encoded by the coding sequence ATGAGCGCAAAAGCAGTGGCAGCAACCGCAGCCTACGGGATGCGCGAACTCAGGGGACTCTACAGAAAATACGGAACGTACGCGCTGAGCTCCGCCATACTGCTCCATTTTTTCCTGATCGGAGGATACTATCTCTACCAGTACCTCTCCGCGGATGAGGAGCCAACCATGATGGTGAGGATCATGAAGTATAGCGAGCTCGGTCCTCCCCCCTCGATCACGAATACGGAGGCTGCGCCCCAGGTTCAGGTGAGCGTCCCTGTCGCGAAGCCGACAGTCGGCGTCCCGGTGCCTGTTCCCGACGCGGAAGTAAGCCCCGAGCAGACGATCGCGACTCAGAAGGAGCTTTCTGAGGCGCCGGCGCCGGTTGTCTCGTCAGGAGCCGGCGGAGGCGGAGTGGCAGTACAGCAGGATATCAAGATCGAGGACGAAGAACCGCCCGATTTTGTGCCTGTCGAGAAGCTGCCCGTGCCGATCAAGATCGTTCAGCCCGAGTATCCGGAGCTTGCGCGGCGCGCGGGGCTCGAAGGGACGGTGCAGGTGAAGTGTTGGGTGGATAAAGAGGGAAAAGTCAAGAAGGTCGTCCTGCTCAAGGCCGATCCCGAAGTGTTCGCCCAGCCGGCAATCGATGCGGCATATAAATGGGTGTTTACTCCGGCGATCATGAACAACGGGCCTGTCGCGGTATGGACCTCGGTTCCGTTCCGGTTCAGGCTCAACAAGTAG
- a CDS encoding biopolymer transporter ExbD: protein MAGMDAGSAPRGHEKKRKKHKKQRRLGVRIDMTPMVDVAFLLLTFFMLTTTMNRPQTMEINLPPSETKVEVQQSNLLTLLVKEDGSIYWNVGAETPAKVDFKNLRSLMVEKNSANPRLITLIKVDRKGKYHFMVDIMDELNLANVTRFSLAPMLDADKQLLQKATS, encoded by the coding sequence ATGGCTGGAATGGATGCTGGCTCGGCCCCGCGGGGGCACGAGAAAAAACGAAAAAAGCATAAGAAACAACGGCGCCTGGGGGTCAGGATCGATATGACCCCCATGGTGGACGTTGCGTTTCTCTTATTGACTTTTTTTATGCTCACGACGACCATGAACCGTCCGCAGACCATGGAAATCAACCTCCCTCCTTCAGAGACGAAGGTCGAAGTTCAGCAGAGCAACCTGTTGACTCTTCTGGTGAAGGAGGACGGGTCGATTTACTGGAATGTCGGGGCGGAGACGCCTGCGAAGGTTGACTTCAAGAATCTTCGGTCGCTCATGGTGGAAAAAAACAGCGCAAACCCCAGGCTGATTACACTGATCAAGGTCGACCGGAAGGGAAAATACCACTTCATGGTCGATATCATGGATGAGCTGAATCTCGCGAACGTCACGCGCTTCAGCCTCGCGCCGATGCTGGATGCGGACAAGCAGCTCCTGCAGAAAGCGACTTCATAG
- a CDS encoding biopolymer transporter ExbD produces the protein MPRIKKARVSVKIDMTPMVDVAFLLLTFFMLTTQFRPPEEVQIVLPASHSAFKLPESNVMLITISKDDRIFLGFDSPRMMERVFGEANKLRRSMEVTVKELANLLVQARIANPRLYTVVKGDKEAEFGITEDVMDVLQKTNITRFNLVTELKKD, from the coding sequence ATGCCAAGAATAAAGAAAGCAAGGGTTTCCGTCAAGATCGACATGACCCCGATGGTGGATGTCGCGTTTCTGCTCCTGACATTCTTCATGCTGACGACCCAGTTCCGGCCGCCCGAGGAGGTGCAGATCGTGCTCCCCGCTTCGCACTCCGCGTTCAAGCTGCCCGAGTCGAACGTCATGCTGATTACCATCAGCAAGGACGACCGGATTTTTCTCGGATTCGACTCGCCCCGGATGATGGAGCGAGTCTTCGGCGAGGCGAACAAGCTTCGGCGAAGCATGGAGGTCACGGTAAAGGAACTGGCCAACCTGCTCGTTCAGGCCAGGATTGCGAATCCGCGCCTCTACACTGTCGTCAAGGGCGACAAGGAAGCGGAGTTCGGGATCACCGAAGACGTGATGGATGTCCTTCAAAAAACGAATATCACGAGGTTCAATCTCGTCACCGAATTGAAAAAAGACTAA
- a CDS encoding MotA/TolQ/ExbB proton channel family protein, with translation MKQSTFVVILVVGALAASMVIYMFILGNPGNFSDGANKEKPTNLMGQVYTGGVIVPILITLSIMVVTFVVERALSLRRAQGRGSLATFLKNVQRSLATGDTEAAIQACDQQRGSMANIIRAGLERWQNMTRDAKGMEAEKQMAEVQRSIEEATALEMPILEKNLIAMSTIASIATMFGLLGTVIGMIRAFRALAAQGGAPDAIQLSIGISEALINTALGLFAAIVGIVAYNFFVNKVDNFTYMIDEASYDVVQTLTTRAK, from the coding sequence ATGAAACAATCCACATTCGTCGTCATACTGGTCGTCGGGGCGCTCGCCGCCTCGATGGTGATCTATATGTTTATTCTCGGCAATCCCGGGAATTTCAGCGACGGAGCGAACAAGGAAAAGCCCACGAACCTGATGGGACAGGTCTACACAGGGGGGGTGATCGTTCCCATCCTGATCACGCTTTCCATTATGGTGGTCACGTTCGTCGTCGAGCGGGCGCTCTCGCTCCGCAGGGCCCAGGGCAGGGGATCGCTGGCGACCTTTCTGAAAAACGTTCAGCGCAGCCTCGCCACGGGAGATACCGAGGCGGCGATCCAGGCATGCGACCAGCAACGCGGTTCCATGGCAAACATCATCCGGGCGGGCCTCGAACGGTGGCAGAATATGACGCGTGACGCCAAAGGGATGGAGGCGGAAAAACAGATGGCCGAGGTCCAGCGCTCCATCGAAGAGGCGACCGCGCTCGAAATGCCGATTCTTGAGAAGAATCTCATCGCAATGTCGACGATCGCGTCCATCGCGACGATGTTCGGACTCTTGGGAACGGTGATCGGGATGATCCGCGCGTTCCGCGCGCTCGCAGCCCAGGGCGGAGCTCCCGACGCGATCCAGCTGTCGATCGGTATCTCCGAAGCGCTCATTAACACGGCGCTCGGGCTCTTTGCGGCGATCGTGGGAATCGTCGCGTACAACTTTTTCGTCAACAAGGTGGATAATTTCACCTATATGATCGACGAAGCCAGCTACGACGTGGTGCAGACACTGACCACCCGGGCAAAGTAA
- a CDS encoding STAS domain-containing protein produces MSIRVRTVQSGTIAIIEVRGSLVGDGDTDLLREAVADFIEQGIKSLVINLQRVTYINSSGIGSIIAAHATYVKNGGEVKLSGISNSVQNLLVVTKLIDVFDVYETVDEAVQSFRKIKSVT; encoded by the coding sequence ATGTCGATTAGAGTGCGGACGGTTCAGAGCGGAACGATAGCGATCATCGAAGTGAGGGGATCGCTCGTCGGCGACGGCGATACGGATCTCCTCCGCGAAGCGGTGGCCGATTTTATCGAGCAGGGGATAAAGTCTCTTGTCATCAACCTTCAGAGAGTCACGTACATCAACAGCTCCGGGATCGGCTCGATCATCGCCGCTCACGCCACCTATGTGAAGAATGGCGGAGAAGTAAAGCTCTCGGGCATCAGCAACAGCGTGCAGAACCTTCTTGTTGTGACCAAGCTGATCGATGTGTTCGACGTCTACGAGACGGTCGATGAGGCCGTCCAGAGTTTTCGTAAAATTAAATCTGTAACGTAA
- a CDS encoding sigma-54 dependent transcriptional regulator, whose protein sequence is MSDRGRVLVVDDEPNILKTLTIGLEAVDFRVDGFGNPCDALDQLEDGKYDIAFIDLKMEPIDGMQVLKEIRKRSPGTTSVIITAHGSVDSAVEAIKNGAFDFLQKPFDLKEVQIFAGKVLEHHRLQEEVISLRRLLARPGAGTSIITRNPVMRERLELAEQVADSLLSVLIEGESGTGKELVAQLIHERSSRRDKPFVKVNCGALPENLLESELFGHVRGAFTGAHKDRKGRFELADGGTVFLDEVGEIPQSSQVKLLRFLEHREFERVGESVTRKVDVRVLAATNRNLAASIREGSFREDLYYRLNAVRISLPPLRERPEDILLLIHHFLGKYSGGREIGVSPETVRCLTSYSWPGNVRELENVVERSALLARDGMIEISHLPPELNAPAGHGAGLLSLAETERAHIAKVLRLTGDFEEAARILEIDPATLWRKRKKYGL, encoded by the coding sequence ATGAGCGACAGGGGACGGGTGCTGGTCGTCGACGATGAACCGAACATCCTCAAGACGCTCACGATCGGTTTGGAAGCGGTCGATTTCCGCGTGGACGGGTTCGGAAACCCGTGTGACGCCCTCGACCAGCTCGAAGACGGCAAGTATGACATCGCGTTCATCGACCTCAAGATGGAGCCGATCGACGGGATGCAAGTCCTCAAAGAAATCCGCAAAAGATCCCCCGGAACGACCTCGGTGATTATCACGGCCCACGGCTCCGTCGACAGCGCGGTGGAAGCGATCAAGAACGGCGCGTTCGATTTCCTCCAAAAACCGTTCGACCTGAAGGAAGTACAGATTTTTGCGGGGAAAGTCCTCGAGCATCACAGGCTTCAGGAGGAGGTTATCAGCCTCCGGCGGCTTCTGGCGCGGCCGGGCGCAGGCACCTCCATCATCACCAGAAACCCGGTCATGCGGGAGAGGCTCGAGCTCGCGGAACAGGTCGCGGACAGCCTGCTGTCCGTCCTCATCGAAGGAGAAAGCGGGACGGGCAAGGAGCTCGTCGCCCAGTTGATCCACGAACGGAGCAGCCGGCGCGACAAACCGTTCGTCAAAGTGAACTGCGGCGCTCTCCCCGAGAATCTTCTTGAAAGCGAGCTCTTCGGGCATGTCCGGGGCGCCTTCACGGGCGCCCACAAGGACCGCAAGGGACGTTTTGAGCTTGCCGACGGCGGAACGGTCTTTCTTGACGAAGTGGGAGAGATCCCTCAATCATCGCAGGTGAAGCTCCTCCGTTTTCTCGAACATCGTGAGTTCGAGCGTGTGGGGGAGAGCGTGACACGCAAGGTGGACGTGAGAGTTCTTGCAGCGACCAACAGAAACCTCGCCGCTTCGATCCGGGAGGGAAGCTTCCGCGAAGACTTGTATTACCGTCTTAACGCCGTCCGGATTTCCCTGCCGCCCCTCCGCGAGCGGCCCGAAGATATTCTTCTTCTCATCCATCACTTCCTCGGGAAGTATTCCGGGGGAAGGGAAATCGGCGTCTCTCCGGAGACCGTCCGTTGCCTGACGAGTTACTCGTGGCCCGGAAACGTGAGGGAACTCGAGAATGTCGTGGAGCGATCGGCGCTCCTCGCCCGGGACGGCATGATTGAAATTTCCCACCTCCCTCCCGAGCTGAACGCGCCTGCAGGGCACGGGGCCGGTTTGCTCTCGCTCGCCGAGACGGAGCGCGCGCACATAGCGAAGGTGCTCCGGCTGACGGGCGACTTCGAAGAGGCGGCGCGCATCCTGGAAATCGACCCGGCCACACTGTGGCGTAAGCGGAAGAAATACGGCCTCTGA
- a CDS encoding ATP-binding protein, producing the protein MQVPFFRSLRFKVGIGYVVLLAINVAVTVWAIYNFKRLTDALDSILGETYPNIVAVEKMASSIERHEHALSSILNLDIENGRTEFSDAKNDFYRWFQRTDENRALPEAGPILDNIRSTYDGYLIVTDSLIALADNGQFKEAKAFYASIVRPFSQRLSDNCFWLIEDNQKEMEKVERQARTTSHEAAIAVLVASLLAVALSVVTVWQFTKRIILPAERLTETVHKIGRGRLDLKIDIQTNDEVGELSREFNKMTERLRRFEELNIEEILSEKQKSETIVESIADAIIVCDSDSNVQLINHSAEILLGVAERDLIGKRVADSITDARLLGVLQNPGGSSLLSMPYLQFEISGRTVYLRPRVSEIPSKYGNRNGVVLILQDVTQFKELDKMKSDFMGAVSHEFRTPLTSINMSVDIMRQHLVGPLTDAQEELLISSKQDCERLTKLVRELLQLSKLESGKIEMREDIVDIRKVIETTLQPLHLPFREKGVELKCSVDEDVPSLIGEEQQFSWVISNLVTNALRYTNPGGSVGVSARAEGDDVLIRVEDTGRGIAPEHLEKIFDKFVQVKQSADSTPGSVGLGLAIAKEIVEMYGGKIWVQSELNKGTKFYFRLPASQVHTA; encoded by the coding sequence ATGCAGGTACCCTTCTTTCGAAGCCTCAGATTTAAGGTCGGAATCGGCTACGTCGTGCTGCTGGCGATCAATGTCGCGGTGACGGTCTGGGCGATCTATAATTTCAAGCGGCTGACTGACGCGCTCGACTCGATTCTCGGCGAAACCTACCCGAATATCGTGGCGGTCGAGAAAATGGCCAGCTCGATCGAGCGGCATGAGCATGCGCTCTCCTCGATCCTGAACCTGGATATCGAGAACGGGAGGACCGAGTTCAGCGACGCCAAGAACGACTTTTACAGGTGGTTCCAACGGACCGACGAAAACCGGGCCCTCCCGGAGGCAGGGCCGATCCTGGACAACATCCGGTCGACCTACGACGGATATCTGATCGTCACCGACTCGCTGATCGCGCTCGCGGACAACGGGCAGTTCAAAGAGGCGAAGGCGTTTTATGCCAGCATCGTCCGCCCCTTCTCCCAGCGGTTGTCCGACAACTGTTTCTGGCTGATCGAAGATAACCAGAAAGAGATGGAGAAAGTCGAACGGCAGGCCCGCACGACCTCGCACGAGGCCGCGATCGCCGTCCTTGTCGCCTCCCTGCTCGCGGTCGCGCTCAGCGTCGTCACCGTGTGGCAGTTCACCAAGCGGATCATCCTGCCGGCCGAACGCCTGACGGAAACCGTGCACAAGATCGGGAGGGGGCGCCTCGACCTCAAGATCGACATACAAACCAACGACGAGGTCGGAGAACTGAGCCGCGAGTTCAACAAGATGACGGAGCGATTGCGGAGGTTCGAAGAGCTGAATATTGAAGAAATTTTGTCGGAAAAGCAGAAGTCGGAGACCATCGTCGAGAGCATCGCCGATGCGATCATCGTGTGCGACTCCGATTCGAACGTGCAGCTGATCAACCACTCGGCGGAAATTCTCCTCGGAGTCGCCGAGCGCGATCTCATCGGCAAGCGTGTCGCCGACTCGATCACCGACGCGAGACTCCTGGGGGTCCTTCAGAACCCGGGCGGATCGTCATTGTTGAGCATGCCCTACCTGCAGTTCGAGATCTCCGGCCGGACCGTCTACCTGCGGCCCCGGGTCTCGGAGATCCCCTCCAAGTACGGGAACCGGAACGGGGTGGTGCTGATCCTTCAGGACGTCACGCAATTCAAGGAGCTCGACAAGATGAAATCCGATTTCATGGGGGCCGTATCCCATGAATTCCGCACCCCGCTCACTTCGATCAACATGAGCGTCGATATCATGCGGCAGCACCTTGTGGGGCCGTTGACCGACGCGCAGGAAGAACTGCTGATCAGCTCGAAGCAAGACTGCGAACGGCTCACGAAACTCGTCCGCGAACTGCTTCAATTGTCGAAGCTCGAATCGGGGAAGATCGAGATGCGGGAGGACATCGTGGACATACGCAAGGTCATCGAGACGACCCTCCAACCCCTCCATCTGCCGTTCAGGGAGAAGGGGGTCGAACTGAAATGTTCCGTCGACGAGGATGTTCCGAGCCTGATCGGCGAGGAACAGCAGTTCTCCTGGGTCATCTCAAACCTCGTGACCAATGCGCTCCGGTATACCAACCCCGGGGGCTCGGTAGGAGTGAGCGCGCGCGCGGAGGGCGACGACGTGCTGATCCGGGTCGAGGACACCGGGCGCGGGATCGCGCCGGAACATCTCGAGAAGATTTTCGACAAGTTCGTGCAGGTCAAGCAGTCGGCGGATTCCACGCCGGGAAGCGTCGGGCTGGGCCTCGCGATCGCGAAAGAAATCGTCGAGATGTACGGCGGCAAGATCTGGGTGCAGAGCGAACTGAACAAAGGGACGAAATTTTATTTCAGGCTTCCGGCGTCGCAGGTGCACACAGCATGA